A section of the Streptomyces xinghaiensis S187 genome encodes:
- a CDS encoding DUF3145 domain-containing protein: protein MTTRGVLYVHSAPRALCPHVEWAVAGVLGVRVSLDWIRQPAEPGTWRAEFSWQGEHGTASKLASALRGWHLLRFEVTAEPCPGAEGERYSSTPELGIFHAVTGIHGDILIPEDRLRAALARSARGETVLEAEIAKLLGKPWDDELEPFRYAGEGAPVRWLHQVV, encoded by the coding sequence GTGACGACACGTGGAGTTCTCTACGTCCACTCCGCCCCCCGCGCGCTCTGCCCGCACGTCGAGTGGGCGGTCGCGGGCGTCCTCGGCGTGCGCGTCAGCCTGGACTGGATCAGACAGCCCGCCGAACCGGGCACCTGGCGTGCGGAGTTCTCCTGGCAGGGCGAGCACGGCACCGCCTCCAAGCTGGCCTCGGCGCTGCGCGGCTGGCATCTGCTGCGCTTCGAGGTGACCGCGGAGCCCTGCCCCGGCGCCGAGGGCGAGCGCTACAGTTCCACCCCCGAGCTCGGCATCTTCCACGCCGTCACCGGAATCCACGGCGACATCCTGATCCCCGAGGACCGGCTGCGCGCGGCCCTGGCCCGCTCCGCCCGCGGCGAGACCGTCCTGGAGGCGGAGATCGCCAAGCTCCTCGGCAAGCCCTGGGACGACGAACTCGAACCCTTCCGCTACGCCGGCGAGGGCGCCCCGGTCCGCTGGCTGCACCAGGTCGTCTGA